In a single window of the Bacillus clarus genome:
- a CDS encoding EamA family transporter, translating to MNSYVLLLIFGIVLANYSQILLKKATLQQYDSRLKEYVNPYVIIGYSLFVLNAGLNIIALKGLSINQVSALESLSYIIILIFGWYFLGERITKRKVIGNIIILIGVVVYFIK from the coding sequence ATGAATAGTTATGTGTTATTGTTAATTTTCGGAATCGTTTTAGCCAATTACTCACAAATTTTATTAAAAAAAGCTACTTTACAACAATATGATTCTAGGTTAAAAGAATATGTAAATCCTTATGTTATTATCGGTTACTCTTTATTCGTACTTAACGCAGGGCTCAATATTATTGCCTTAAAAGGTCTATCAATAAATCAAGTCTCTGCATTAGAGTCATTAAGTTATATCATCATATTAATTTTCGGTTGGTATTTCTTAGGAGAAAGAATAACAAAAAGAAAAGTCATTGGAAACATTATTATCTTAATCGGCGTTGTTGTATATTTTATAAAATAA
- a CDS encoding acyltransferase, whose amino-acid sequence MNSFYSRIELDQIGFRTVGKDVLISRKVSIYNPSAMSVGDHVRIDDFCILSGKIQIGNYVHIAAYTALYGGEIGIELHDFANISARTNVYAALDDFSGNALMGPTVPIQYRNVTAAKVILKKHAIVGAHSIIFPNVIIGEGTAVGAMSMVKDNLEDWFIYVGVPVRKIKPRERKLLELEIEFLRNNKM is encoded by the coding sequence GTGAATAGTTTTTATAGTCGAATCGAATTAGACCAAATTGGATTTCGGACTGTTGGAAAAGATGTACTTATTAGCAGGAAAGTAAGTATATATAATCCGAGTGCTATGTCAGTTGGCGATCATGTAAGAATTGATGACTTTTGCATTTTAAGTGGCAAAATTCAAATAGGGAATTACGTACATATAGCTGCTTATACAGCGTTATATGGGGGGGAGATTGGGATTGAACTACATGACTTTGCTAACATTTCAGCGAGAACAAATGTATATGCAGCACTTGATGATTTTAGTGGCAATGCGCTGATGGGGCCGACTGTTCCAATCCAATATAGAAATGTGACAGCTGCAAAAGTCATTTTAAAGAAACATGCGATTGTTGGAGCACATTCGATTATTTTCCCAAATGTGATTATAGGCGAAGGAACTGCAGTCGGTGCGATGAGTATGGTAAAAGATAATCTAGAAGATTGGTTTATTTACGTAGGAGTGCCTGTAAGAAAAATCAAACCTCGTGAGAGAAAATTACTAGAGCTGGAAATAGAGTTTTTGAGAAATAATAAAATGTAG
- a CDS encoding aminotransferase class I/II-fold pyridoxal phosphate-dependent enzyme, with product MGNIPFLRASVVNVKEYMDDLEKIDMSRIYSNYGPLNQYFEESIMSKFFQGKGAVTTVANATLGLMAAIQLKKKKRGKYALMPSFTFPATPLAAIWCGLEPYFIDISFEDWCMDKSVLFDTINELKEEVAVVIPYATFGSWMDLNDYEELEKKGVPVVVDAAPGFGLMKEGRHYGQDFSGMVVYSFHATKPFGIGEGGMIYSCNEEDIKRMKRMGNFGFDEKRECNMIGFNCKMSEYAAAIGLATLTKWDNKVKERNQIARWYEQLLQKKGLIKKGWKLQKTDAVIHQFMPILCPEEIHNTYVLEILKRQQIEARLYFSPSCHEQEFFKKYKSTNLMKTNTIAKRIMSLPLWEGMTKELVEEIVMCLEQKVVSRGE from the coding sequence ATGGGGAATATTCCTTTTTTACGTGCTTCAGTCGTCAACGTTAAAGAATATATGGATGATCTAGAAAAAATTGATATGTCTCGTATATATAGTAATTATGGACCCCTAAATCAGTATTTTGAAGAATCTATTATGTCAAAGTTCTTTCAAGGGAAAGGAGCAGTGACAACAGTAGCAAATGCAACTTTAGGTTTAATGGCTGCTATTCAATTGAAGAAAAAAAAGCGAGGGAAATACGCGCTTATGCCTAGTTTCACGTTCCCTGCAACACCGTTAGCTGCTATTTGGTGCGGTTTGGAACCATATTTTATTGATATATCATTCGAAGATTGGTGTATGGATAAAAGTGTACTCTTTGATACGATTAATGAATTGAAAGAGGAAGTTGCGGTTGTCATTCCATATGCAACGTTTGGCTCTTGGATGGATTTAAATGATTATGAGGAATTAGAGAAAAAAGGAGTTCCGGTTGTAGTAGACGCAGCACCTGGATTTGGATTGATGAAAGAAGGCCGCCATTACGGTCAGGATTTTAGTGGGATGGTAGTCTATAGCTTTCATGCAACGAAACCGTTTGGTATTGGAGAAGGTGGAATGATATATAGCTGCAATGAAGAAGATATAAAACGAATGAAAAGGATGGGGAACTTTGGATTTGATGAGAAACGCGAATGTAATATGATAGGATTCAATTGTAAAATGTCTGAATATGCGGCGGCGATTGGGCTTGCTACTTTAACAAAATGGGATAATAAAGTAAAAGAACGTAATCAGATTGCAAGATGGTATGAACAGCTTTTACAAAAAAAAGGATTGATTAAAAAAGGATGGAAACTTCAGAAGACAGATGCAGTCATTCATCAGTTTATGCCCATCTTATGTCCAGAAGAAATTCATAATACGTATGTATTAGAAATATTGAAAAGACAACAAATTGAAGCAAGATTATATTTCTCGCCATCTTGTCACGAACAAGAGTTTTTTAAAAAATATAAGTCTACAAATTTAATGAAAACAAACACGATAGCAAAACGAATAATGAGTTTGCCTTTATGGGAAGGGATGACAAAAGAATTAGTAGAAGAAATTGTAATGTGCCTAGAGCAGAAGGTGGTGTCTAGAGGTGAATAG
- the cydC gene encoding thiol reductant ABC exporter subunit CydC, with amino-acid sequence MSNWIRPYIKQNKGRMTLTILLGLLGVSSGAMLLFISGYLISKSSLRPENVMAVYVPIVATRAFSIGQAVFHYIERLVGHDVVLRILEKMRTKLYRIVEPQALFFRSRFQTGDVLGILSEDIEHLQNLYLRTIFPSILALVVYSIFVLVLGAFDWMFALIAGCMLAVIVFLLPFISLFMMKQHHVTLKRGRNRLYQKLTDAVFGLSDWQASGRKSEYIKEYTAQNVELLKTEKKVKRWHHIREGMIHFIVGIVVISMIMWTGNEAASEQIAPTVIAAFILMTLSVTNVLIPVADAVDRIPSYVESAHRLNSVESEMVSKDQERISDRNYVVPKHVDVELKTVSYSYPNSTEFVLKGVSLQVKAGKKIAILGRSGTGKSTLLKLLTGALSPVNGQVLLNGEQANTNLLSKYISVLNQKPHLFDTTIGNNVRIGKPDATDEEIWNALEQAQFASHIRSLPAGLQTKMHEMGKRFSGGERQRVAFARTLMQKAPVIVLDEPTIGLDPKTELALLETMFSATKEKTVIWITHHLVGIEHVDEIIFLDGGQITMHGSHEQLLKENEKYRRLYELDKGI; translated from the coding sequence ATGAGTAATTGGATCAGACCTTATATAAAGCAAAATAAAGGTAGAATGACTTTGACTATTCTACTTGGACTTCTTGGAGTAAGTTCAGGGGCAATGCTACTTTTTATTTCAGGTTATTTAATTTCTAAATCTTCTCTTCGTCCGGAAAATGTGATGGCTGTATATGTCCCGATTGTTGCAACACGTGCTTTTAGTATAGGACAAGCTGTTTTTCATTATATAGAGCGTTTAGTTGGGCATGATGTCGTTCTACGTATATTAGAAAAAATGAGGACAAAATTATATAGAATTGTAGAACCGCAAGCGTTATTTTTCCGATCTCGGTTTCAAACTGGCGACGTACTCGGTATATTATCTGAGGATATAGAGCATTTGCAAAATCTATATTTGCGTACCATATTCCCTAGTATATTAGCATTAGTTGTATATAGCATTTTTGTCCTTGTTCTTGGTGCGTTTGACTGGATGTTTGCACTTATTGCAGGGTGTATGTTAGCGGTAATTGTTTTTCTTCTCCCATTCATATCACTATTTATGATGAAACAACATCATGTTACTTTGAAAAGAGGTAGAAATCGCTTATATCAAAAGTTGACGGATGCGGTTTTTGGCCTATCTGATTGGCAGGCGAGTGGTAGAAAGTCAGAATATATTAAGGAATATACAGCGCAAAATGTGGAGTTATTAAAGACTGAGAAGAAAGTGAAACGTTGGCACCATATTCGAGAGGGGATGATTCATTTCATAGTCGGAATTGTAGTGATTTCTATGATTATGTGGACTGGAAATGAAGCAGCAAGTGAACAGATTGCACCTACAGTTATTGCAGCGTTCATATTAATGACACTATCCGTAACAAACGTACTTATTCCTGTTGCCGATGCGGTTGATCGAATCCCATCTTATGTAGAATCTGCTCATCGGCTTAATAGCGTAGAAAGTGAAATGGTTTCGAAAGATCAAGAACGAATCTCAGATAGAAACTATGTTGTGCCAAAGCATGTGGATGTTGAACTGAAAACTGTTTCATATAGTTATCCAAATAGTACGGAATTTGTGTTGAAAGGTGTTTCGCTTCAAGTTAAAGCAGGAAAGAAGATTGCTATTTTAGGAAGAAGTGGGACGGGGAAGTCTACTTTATTAAAGTTATTAACTGGTGCTCTAAGTCCGGTAAATGGTCAAGTTTTATTAAATGGTGAACAAGCAAATACAAATCTTTTATCGAAATATATTTCTGTGTTAAATCAAAAGCCGCATTTATTTGATACGACAATCGGAAATAATGTTCGTATTGGCAAACCTGATGCTACGGATGAGGAGATTTGGAATGCTTTAGAACAAGCGCAATTTGCTTCGCATATAAGATCTCTTCCAGCTGGATTACAGACGAAAATGCATGAGATGGGAAAGCGATTTTCTGGTGGTGAAAGACAAAGGGTAGCTTTTGCAAGAACTCTTATGCAAAAGGCTCCGGTTATTGTACTTGATGAGCCGACTATCGGTTTGGATCCTAAAACGGAATTAGCATTATTAGAAACGATGTTTTCCGCGACGAAAGAGAAAACGGTCATTTGGATAACGCATCATCTTGTAGGAATTGAGCATGTAGATGAAATCATTTTCCTTGATGGCGGTCAAATTACAATGCATGGTAGTCATGAGCAGTTACTTAAAGAAAATGAGAAATATCGTAGGCTGTATGAGCTGGATAAAGGGATATAG
- a CDS encoding D-alanyl-D-alanine carboxypeptidase family protein, with the protein MKRLRWARVAILLVIIFGICWFFFQGAQKSDTNVAKEAIEGQILQVAELPKTGLAEKVVPQKYIPPEIDAKAAIIIDASNGEFIYQHNENETFAPASMSKMMTAYLLLESIHNGKIRWEDPVKISVKSAQTEGARIPVQANDTLTVKDLFHALMIQSANNSAVALAEHLAKTEENFVQLMNQKAKQIELSNETKFANASGLQQPDGSETKMPAADVAKLAYHLIQDYPEILEVTHLRQSQLAFNNISVTSTNEMLNAANKGLYIEGMDGLKTGFTDSAGYCFTGTAKQGDKRIITVVMGTKSKTKRFTETHKLMSYGFQMVS; encoded by the coding sequence ATGAAAAGGTTAAGGTGGGCAAGGGTAGCCATACTACTTGTGATTATTTTTGGTATATGTTGGTTCTTTTTCCAAGGAGCTCAAAAGAGTGACACGAATGTTGCAAAAGAGGCGATAGAGGGTCAAATTTTACAAGTGGCAGAGCTACCGAAGACAGGGCTCGCTGAAAAGGTAGTACCACAAAAGTATATACCACCAGAAATTGACGCAAAAGCTGCGATCATTATTGATGCGAGTAATGGAGAATTTATTTATCAACATAATGAGAATGAAACCTTTGCGCCAGCAAGTATGTCAAAAATGATGACGGCATATCTTCTTTTAGAAAGTATACATAATGGAAAAATCCGCTGGGAAGACCCAGTGAAAATAAGTGTAAAATCAGCTCAAACTGAAGGTGCGAGAATTCCAGTGCAAGCGAATGATACATTAACAGTGAAAGATTTATTCCACGCTTTAATGATTCAATCCGCTAATAATTCGGCAGTTGCTTTAGCAGAACATTTAGCAAAAACAGAGGAAAACTTTGTTCAACTGATGAACCAAAAGGCGAAGCAAATAGAACTTTCAAATGAGACGAAATTTGCAAATGCATCTGGTCTACAACAACCAGACGGAAGTGAAACAAAGATGCCTGCGGCTGATGTAGCGAAATTAGCATATCATCTTATTCAAGATTATCCAGAAATATTAGAAGTGACACATTTACGTCAAAGTCAGCTAGCATTTAATAATATAAGTGTTACAAGTACAAATGAGATGTTAAATGCAGCAAATAAGGGACTTTATATAGAAGGTATGGACGGACTGAAAACAGGATTTACAGATAGCGCAGGGTATTGTTTTACAGGAACCGCCAAACAAGGGGATAAGCGAATTATCACAGTTGTTATGGGAACGAAAAGTAAAACGAAACGCTTTACAGAAACACATAAGCTAATGTCTTATGGATTCCAAATGGTTAGTTAA
- a CDS encoding DUF6376 family protein, producing MKINKFLLLFVMVIGLMGCSVIEEGKNSVDYAQKATDYVNKISAFANEAPGLAEKAINDSAARKELETKLGEIQKDIPVFNELTPPDVAKDIHQQIVGYNEKLNTLIDTSMKKIEEGKIDVEQFKNSELMQTVEQVRDLKDKIQNLGQ from the coding sequence ATGAAAATAAACAAATTTTTATTGTTATTTGTAATGGTAATAGGGTTAATGGGGTGTTCAGTCATTGAAGAGGGGAAAAATTCTGTTGATTACGCTCAGAAGGCTACAGATTATGTTAATAAAATAAGTGCGTTTGCGAATGAAGCGCCAGGATTAGCAGAAAAGGCTATTAACGATAGTGCAGCTCGAAAAGAATTAGAGACGAAGCTGGGTGAGATTCAAAAAGATATTCCAGTATTCAATGAATTAACACCACCAGATGTAGCAAAGGATATTCATCAACAAATTGTCGGATACAATGAGAAGTTAAACACATTAATTGATACATCTATGAAAAAGATAGAGGAAGGAAAAATAGATGTAGAACAGTTTAAAAACTCTGAACTTATGCAGACGGTAGAACAAGTTCGTGATTTGAAAGATAAGATTCAAAATTTAGGACAGTAA
- a CDS encoding EamA family transporter: MKPNFKNYAFLHVAFLIYSIIMVYMKWAAKFPIASISFFVAYFGLVVLLFGYAILWQQVIKHFEISKAYSHRGIIILWSMLWSVLLFGDTIKWNNLLGAAIIIVGIVVVTKDE, translated from the coding sequence ATGAAACCAAATTTTAAAAATTATGCATTTTTACATGTAGCTTTCTTGATATATTCTATCATTATGGTTTACATGAAATGGGCAGCTAAATTTCCCATTGCATCAATCTCATTTTTTGTTGCTTATTTTGGACTTGTAGTGCTTTTATTTGGATACGCAATTCTTTGGCAACAAGTCATTAAACATTTCGAAATATCAAAAGCATATTCGCACCGGGGTATTATCATATTATGGTCTATGCTATGGTCCGTCCTATTGTTTGGCGATACGATAAAGTGGAACAACTTACTCGGCGCAGCTATTATTATCGTTGGGATTGTGGTGGTGACAAAAGATGAATAG
- a CDS encoding nitroreductase family protein: MAKDFYSAIEDRRSIYAISKEQVVSDEKIQEVIYHAVKYTPSSFNSQSARVVVLLGEQHDKLWDITKETLRKIVPENNFGPTEEKMNAFKSGYGTVLYFEDSKVVEDLQEKFALYKENFPTWSQQSSGMLQFAIWTALEIEGFGATLQHYNPLIDDEVRKEWDISESWKLIAQMPFGKPVVQAGEKEFQPLETRVKIYK; the protein is encoded by the coding sequence ATGGCAAAAGATTTTTACTCAGCAATTGAAGACAGAAGATCAATTTATGCAATTAGTAAAGAGCAAGTGGTTTCTGATGAGAAAATTCAAGAAGTGATTTATCATGCTGTAAAATATACACCTTCATCTTTTAATTCTCAAAGTGCACGAGTTGTTGTTTTATTAGGTGAACAACACGATAAACTATGGGATATTACGAAAGAAACATTGCGAAAAATTGTACCAGAAAATAATTTTGGACCAACTGAAGAGAAAATGAATGCATTTAAAAGTGGATATGGAACAGTTTTGTATTTTGAAGATAGTAAAGTAGTAGAAGATCTTCAGGAAAAATTTGCACTATATAAAGAGAATTTCCCGACTTGGTCTCAGCAATCATCAGGAATGTTACAGTTTGCGATTTGGACAGCGTTAGAAATTGAAGGGTTTGGAGCTACACTACAGCACTATAATCCGCTAATTGATGATGAAGTAAGAAAAGAATGGGACATTTCAGAAAGCTGGAAGTTGATTGCCCAAATGCCATTTGGTAAGCCAGTAGTACAAGCAGGAGAAAAAGAGTTCCAGCCATTAGAAACTCGCGTGAAAATATATAAATAA
- a CDS encoding glycosyltransferase produces the protein MRDRIEKDEENTNLLPLVSVLIPTYNRPLYFEQSLCSVLEQTYPNIEVIIGDDSTNNETEKILQKYLSNYPNITYIKNNSTLGQFENAIMLFNKASGEYVNYLMDDDLFHINKIEKMMQYYINDTTNDIKLITSHRQVIDTDGNLLPDVYSTMRLFEQDTIMDGVHLGNIVIMNQRNYIGEPTTVLFRKKDLDDSFGIFDNRKYLCNVDVASWLSLLAKGKAVYIAETLSYFRLHPNQQLNESNKLIDGLEDFSHGIIEGEKYGFLSLEEELDTAIINFLAYAKRIVPSPAVYSLEYYQKIMIKKLYMEKKKQFINIHSNLPKVSILIPAYNRPHYLEIALRSALNQTYENIEIIICDDSTNNEVKSMLQPYLEVYECITYVKNDVPLVAENFNKCIELSKGDYLNFLLDDDVFHHEKIERMMPYFFGINDLAFVTSYRELIDENGELLPPSTLNLKIATETTVFEGKNLGNYMLKNLKNVVGEPTTVLYSRKFFYGEFGCFKGKAYSAINDIATWLDMLKKGKAVYIEEPLSYFRQHSGQNQKQMNFILMTIEEWIELIVDARESGFLNSEQEYKESLSYCLENAGYILKDAVRRGELSLIKNENIKKKLNKLVTHIFSDYFCSCPYCNRTFDNFSPWPAHYDFPKYKFEMWNKDTGICPICNSMDRERLYRTYIETETNLLSENHKILHIAPEARLREWLNQFTNLSYVCGDLIPKDQLMEEVDVTNIVYENEAFDVIICSHVLEHVPEDEKAMKELYRVLKPGGWGIIQVPIVMHINSIIEGPSIVTPQMRKLVFGQEDHVRIYNQAGFIQRLKNAGFYVELYNIAEKYGIEQARKLGLSETDMLYIVRK, from the coding sequence ATGAGAGATCGTATTGAGAAAGATGAAGAGAATACAAATCTTCTTCCATTGGTAAGTGTATTAATCCCTACTTATAATCGTCCGCTATATTTTGAACAATCATTATGTAGTGTGTTAGAGCAAACATATCCTAATATAGAAGTTATTATTGGGGATGATAGTACAAATAATGAAACGGAGAAAATATTACAAAAATACTTGTCTAACTATCCAAATATCACTTATATAAAAAACAATTCGACTCTTGGACAATTTGAAAATGCAATAATGCTATTCAATAAAGCAAGCGGTGAGTATGTAAATTATTTAATGGATGATGATCTATTTCATATAAATAAAATTGAAAAAATGATGCAATATTATATAAATGATACAACGAATGATATTAAGCTTATTACATCACATCGACAAGTAATTGATACAGATGGTAATCTATTGCCAGATGTTTATTCGACTATGCGTTTATTTGAACAAGATACTATTATGGATGGTGTGCATCTGGGAAATATAGTAATTATGAATCAACGTAATTATATAGGAGAGCCTACAACTGTATTATTTCGTAAAAAAGATTTAGACGACTCTTTTGGTATATTTGATAATCGGAAATATTTATGTAATGTAGATGTTGCTTCGTGGTTATCTTTACTAGCTAAAGGGAAAGCGGTATATATCGCAGAGACACTTAGTTATTTTCGATTACATCCTAATCAACAGTTAAACGAATCTAATAAATTAATAGACGGATTGGAAGATTTTTCACATGGGATTATAGAAGGAGAAAAATATGGATTTTTATCTTTAGAAGAAGAACTAGATACAGCGATTATAAATTTTCTTGCATATGCTAAAAGAATTGTACCGTCACCTGCGGTATATTCATTAGAATATTATCAAAAGATTATGATTAAGAAGTTATACATGGAGAAGAAAAAACAGTTTATTAATATACATTCAAACTTACCAAAGGTTAGTATACTTATTCCTGCCTATAATAGACCCCATTATTTAGAAATAGCTCTCAGAAGCGCCCTCAATCAAACATATGAAAATATTGAGATCATTATTTGTGATGATAGTACAAATAATGAGGTTAAATCTATGCTTCAGCCATATTTAGAAGTATATGAATGTATTACATATGTTAAAAATGATGTTCCGCTAGTCGCTGAAAATTTTAATAAATGTATAGAACTTTCTAAAGGAGACTATTTAAATTTCTTACTAGATGATGATGTATTTCATCATGAAAAGATTGAGAGAATGATGCCATATTTTTTTGGAATAAATGATCTAGCTTTCGTAACTTCATATCGAGAGCTTATAGATGAAAATGGAGAATTGTTGCCACCATCTACATTGAATTTGAAAATTGCTACAGAAACGACAGTCTTTGAAGGAAAAAACTTAGGAAATTATATGTTGAAGAACTTGAAAAATGTAGTTGGAGAACCTACAACAGTTCTATATAGTCGTAAGTTCTTTTATGGGGAATTTGGATGTTTTAAAGGGAAAGCATATTCCGCTATTAATGATATTGCAACATGGCTAGACATGCTGAAAAAAGGAAAAGCGGTTTATATAGAAGAACCTCTCAGTTATTTTAGACAACACAGTGGGCAAAATCAAAAACAAATGAACTTTATCTTAATGACAATTGAGGAATGGATTGAATTAATTGTTGATGCTCGTGAAAGTGGATTTTTAAATTCAGAGCAAGAGTATAAAGAAAGTCTGTCATATTGTTTAGAGAATGCTGGATATATACTAAAGGATGCTGTGAGGAGGGGAGAGCTCAGCCTGATAAAAAATGAGAATATAAAAAAGAAGCTAAATAAGCTAGTTACGCATATATTTAGTGATTATTTCTGCTCCTGTCCATATTGTAATCGAACATTTGATAATTTTTCTCCTTGGCCAGCGCATTACGATTTTCCGAAATATAAATTTGAGATGTGGAATAAAGATACTGGTATTTGTCCGATTTGTAATTCTATGGATCGAGAAAGATTATATCGTACTTACATTGAAACGGAAACAAATTTATTAAGTGAAAATCATAAAATCCTTCATATTGCACCGGAAGCGAGGTTAAGAGAGTGGTTGAACCAGTTTACAAACCTTAGTTATGTATGTGGTGATTTAATACCAAAGGATCAACTGATGGAAGAAGTTGATGTTACAAATATAGTATATGAAAATGAAGCTTTTGATGTTATTATTTGTAGTCATGTTTTGGAACATGTTCCTGAGGATGAAAAAGCAATGAAAGAATTGTATAGAGTATTAAAGCCAGGTGGATGGGGGATTATTCAAGTTCCAATAGTAATGCATATAAATTCGATTATAGAGGGTCCATCTATTGTAACACCACAAATGAGAAAACTAGTTTTTGGTCAAGAAGACCATGTGAGAATATATAATCAAGCTGGATTTATTCAACGCTTAAAGAATGCAGGCTTTTACGTTGAGCTATATAACATAGCTGAAAAATATGGAATAGAGCAAGCTCGGAAATTAGGGTTATCCGAAACTGATATGCTCTATATTGTTAGAAAATGA